In the Solibacillus sp. FSL K6-1523 genome, one interval contains:
- a CDS encoding HelD family protein encodes MEQNIWQQEQTHLSTISELLKMHIAALTVQLKKQKGEIVEERTFASSEFNDVSGENAIQFSQMLQTMQLREREYLNVNEQLAKSKILYKSPYFGRISIKNELGEQEHLYIGLSTFREPVSDDMLIFDWRAPISSLFYENKVGPSRYQIPDGEYIDVTIEGRRQYKVTYDQLIQLFDADIYIGDEVLQGLLSDTAKEKMKSIVATIQSDQNAVIRSSNKDNLIVLGPPGSGKTSVAMQRIAFLLYEYRQTMNARSILLISPSDLFNDYISNVLPELGEENVQHTTYFRLLRDLKLTQYKCETNYENIERLQKADAEAREHYAFKGSHLYTKQLLNYIESVKKAGIPFYNLKMGEEVFISARKLSQLFYEKFGELDLDFRLKKIRTVLHAKLNERKHKELKLRMKELRAVNAYIGSDKELEQQAHNELNKRFGRLEQTIEQLGFVNIHKMYLQSITYKNDQLFTQAIQARTAQNLKNRVLYYEDLAPMMYLQSIVKGLYANNIIKHIVIDEIQDYSYLQLLTLKVMHPKAHYTLLGDRNQIVHPQMKDSLDGPISRHFKVVELNKSYRSTNEITDFMSAILQNTTTLSLGVSGDKPQIIETQQSPNTIQQLIVGHHKEEDSFVILCKNKMACEQLYEELKPLVSELQLVTEKQKVYMKGILIMPGYMAKGFEFTTVVLADADANVYAEEMDAFLLYTIASRATRKLFLLTRGQLPKALAQIAPHHYCKEVQTI; translated from the coding sequence ATGGAACAAAATATTTGGCAGCAGGAGCAGACACATTTATCAACAATTAGTGAACTCCTTAAAATGCATATCGCGGCATTAACAGTTCAACTGAAAAAACAAAAAGGTGAAATTGTCGAAGAGCGTACATTTGCTTCATCTGAATTTAATGATGTTTCTGGGGAGAATGCGATTCAATTTTCACAAATGTTGCAAACGATGCAGCTACGTGAACGAGAATATTTAAATGTGAATGAGCAATTAGCAAAATCTAAAATCTTATATAAAAGTCCTTACTTTGGACGAATTTCTATAAAAAATGAACTGGGCGAGCAGGAACATTTGTATATCGGGCTTTCCACATTTCGTGAGCCAGTATCGGATGATATGCTCATTTTTGATTGGCGCGCACCGATTTCTAGTCTATTTTACGAAAATAAAGTAGGACCTTCTCGTTATCAAATACCGGATGGCGAATATATTGACGTTACAATAGAAGGAAGACGCCAATATAAAGTAACATACGACCAATTAATTCAATTATTCGACGCGGATATTTATATTGGAGATGAAGTGTTACAAGGTTTGCTTTCGGATACCGCAAAGGAAAAAATGAAATCGATTGTGGCAACGATTCAAAGCGATCAAAATGCCGTCATTCGTTCATCTAATAAAGATAATTTAATTGTGCTTGGTCCTCCAGGTAGTGGAAAAACATCGGTAGCCATGCAACGAATCGCATTTTTACTTTATGAATATCGCCAAACGATGAACGCGCGTAGTATTTTACTTATTTCGCCGTCGGATTTATTCAATGATTATATTTCGAATGTACTGCCAGAATTAGGTGAGGAAAATGTACAGCATACGACCTATTTCCGTTTACTTCGCGATTTAAAATTGACGCAATATAAATGCGAAACGAATTATGAGAATATTGAACGCTTGCAAAAAGCGGATGCAGAGGCACGCGAGCATTACGCTTTTAAAGGCTCACATCTTTATACGAAGCAGCTGCTTAACTATATTGAAAGTGTTAAAAAGGCGGGAATCCCGTTTTATAATTTGAAGATGGGTGAGGAAGTATTTATTTCAGCCCGTAAGTTATCACAACTTTTTTATGAGAAATTTGGCGAACTTGATTTAGATTTCCGTTTGAAAAAAATTCGTACAGTGCTACACGCGAAGCTAAATGAACGAAAGCATAAGGAACTGAAACTGCGCATGAAGGAATTACGTGCGGTGAACGCATATATCGGGTCGGATAAAGAACTGGAACAGCAGGCACATAATGAATTAAATAAACGTTTCGGCAGACTCGAACAAACAATTGAGCAGCTTGGCTTTGTGAATATTCATAAAATGTATTTGCAATCCATCACGTATAAAAATGATCAATTATTCACACAGGCAATCCAGGCACGCACAGCACAAAACTTGAAAAACCGCGTGCTTTATTATGAAGATTTAGCACCGATGATGTATTTACAATCGATTGTGAAAGGTCTTTATGCGAATAACATCATTAAGCATATCGTTATTGATGAAATACAAGATTACTCTTATTTACAGTTGCTTACACTCAAGGTCATGCATCCGAAAGCGCATTACACTTTACTTGGGGATCGCAATCAAATTGTGCATCCGCAAATGAAAGATTCATTAGATGGGCCGATTTCAAGGCACTTTAAAGTAGTAGAGCTTAATAAATCATACCGTTCTACAAATGAAATTACTGATTTTATGAGCGCGATATTACAAAATACAACGACGCTTTCACTTGGTGTATCAGGAGATAAGCCACAAATTATTGAAACACAGCAATCTCCAAATACAATTCAACAATTGATTGTGGGGCACCATAAGGAAGAAGATAGCTTTGTCATTTTATGCAAAAATAAAATGGCTTGCGAACAGTTATATGAAGAATTGAAGCCACTTGTGTCTGAATTACAGCTTGTGACTGAAAAGCAAAAAGTGTATATGAAGGGAATTCTTATTATGCCAGGCTATATGGCGAAAGGCTTTGAGTTTACAACAGTAGTGTTAGCAGATGCCGATGCAAATGTATACGCGGAGGAGATGGACGCTTTTCTTCTCTATACGATCGCTTCACGTGCAACGAGAAAACTATTCCTTTTAACGCGCGGACAATTACCAAAAGCGCTCGCACAAATTGCGCCGCATCATTACTGCAAAGAAGTGCAAACGATTTAG
- a CDS encoding aminotransferase-like domain-containing protein, with product MQYSDSILNTPSSFIRNILKVTDAKDVISFAGGLPNPISFPIEQIKTSVAHAIDENGAKLFQYSTTQGYLPLRQYIANKYNQKQPGLDFKPEDVFITTGSQQALELISKVLLNKGDGVIIEEPGYLGAIQAFTLREPTFHPVPLEQEGMNVAELKEAIKKPNVKMVYTVPNFQNPTGLTYTKERREEVCDAVKNEDVIFIEDDPYGELRFTGEHLPYIAAGKMENSVLLGSFSKTVTPGMRLGYILTKNQELLGHIETAKQASDLHTNIFAQYILHDYLANNAYEEHVEKIKALYKKQSDAMLAAMEKYFPPHVTYTKPEGGMFIWVTMENGASALDKFQEAMDQKVAFVPGDPFYTNKTGVNTMRLNYTNATPEVIEEGIKRLGKIL from the coding sequence ATGCAATATTCTGATAGTATTTTAAACACGCCATCATCATTCATTCGAAATATTTTAAAGGTGACCGATGCGAAAGATGTCATTTCATTTGCAGGTGGCTTACCAAATCCAATTTCATTTCCAATCGAGCAAATAAAAACATCTGTTGCACATGCGATTGATGAAAATGGTGCGAAATTATTTCAATATTCGACGACGCAAGGCTATTTACCATTGCGCCAGTATATTGCGAATAAATATAATCAAAAGCAGCCAGGACTAGATTTTAAACCAGAAGATGTTTTCATTACGACAGGTTCTCAGCAGGCATTAGAGCTGATTTCGAAAGTATTATTAAATAAGGGCGATGGCGTTATCATTGAGGAGCCAGGTTATTTAGGTGCGATTCAAGCATTCACATTGCGTGAACCAACATTCCACCCGGTGCCGTTAGAACAAGAGGGCATGAATGTTGCGGAACTAAAGGAAGCAATAAAAAAGCCCAATGTGAAAATGGTTTATACTGTGCCAAATTTCCAAAATCCAACTGGTTTAACGTATACAAAAGAACGTCGTGAAGAAGTATGTGACGCGGTAAAGAATGAGGATGTTATTTTTATCGAGGATGATCCATACGGCGAATTGCGTTTTACAGGGGAGCATCTGCCATATATTGCGGCGGGGAAAATGGAAAATAGCGTCTTGCTTGGTTCATTTTCAAAAACTGTGACACCGGGTATGCGTTTAGGTTATATTTTAACGAAAAATCAGGAGCTGTTAGGCCATATCGAAACAGCGAAACAGGCATCTGATCTGCATACGAATATTTTTGCACAATACATTTTACATGATTATTTAGCGAATAATGCATATGAAGAGCATGTAGAAAAGATTAAGGCACTATATAAAAAACAATCAGACGCCATGCTTGCTGCTATGGAAAAGTATTTCCCGCCACATGTAACGTACACAAAGCCAGAGGGTGGGATGTTTATATGGGTAACGATGGAAAATGGTGCATCCGCTCTTGATAAATTCCAAGAAGCGATGGATCAAAAAGTAGCATTTGTGCCAGGCGATCCATTTTACACAAATAAAACAGGTGTCAACACAATGCGTTTAAATTATACAAATGCAACACCGGAAGTGATTGAAGAAGGCATTAAACGATTAGGGAAGATTTTATAA
- a CDS encoding LytTR family transcriptional regulator DNA-binding domain-containing protein, producing the protein MIDISLKPYTEAGELLIPAVHLTIENKITAIYSDVTKLNYLKQQFLKEKNIYVHTHEDGHYNRLTVEETFRYYTMLYGSNMTAEQLWKEFGLQQQLKNKVSELTSNEKRLLSYIQPFLQQKQCIAFVEPFQNLQQAERKIILHLLSLLQKQEKQIILLSNNLEDLIISSGEIFRLNEQGLQPIHMEEEKDEQTPVDTVQLKIEKIPTKKDEKIILFNPPEIDYIESIEGDVFVYVGGEAFPCTLTLNDLENRLKPFGFFRCHRSYIVNLQKVREIISWTRNSYSLSLQSFTKAEVPLSRNKLAELKEIVGI; encoded by the coding sequence TTGATAGATATTTCACTCAAACCTTACACAGAAGCTGGGGAACTATTAATTCCAGCGGTGCATTTAACAATTGAAAATAAAATAACGGCTATTTATAGCGATGTGACAAAGTTGAATTATTTAAAGCAACAATTTTTAAAAGAAAAGAACATTTATGTACATACGCATGAAGATGGGCACTATAATCGACTAACGGTGGAAGAAACATTTCGTTACTACACGATGCTATATGGTTCAAATATGACGGCAGAGCAACTTTGGAAGGAATTCGGGCTTCAGCAGCAATTAAAAAACAAAGTAAGCGAGTTAACTTCAAATGAAAAGCGGTTATTAAGCTATATTCAACCTTTTTTACAGCAAAAACAATGTATCGCCTTTGTTGAACCTTTTCAAAATTTGCAACAAGCGGAACGTAAAATTATTTTGCACTTACTGTCATTACTACAAAAACAAGAAAAACAAATTATTTTATTATCGAATAATTTAGAAGACCTAATTATTTCGAGTGGCGAAATTTTTAGGTTGAATGAACAAGGCTTGCAACCTATACATATGGAGGAAGAAAAAGATGAACAGACTCCAGTAGATACTGTTCAGTTAAAAATTGAAAAAATTCCAACGAAGAAAGATGAGAAGATCATCCTCTTTAATCCACCTGAAATTGATTATATAGAAAGTATAGAAGGGGATGTCTTTGTTTATGTGGGAGGAGAGGCTTTTCCTTGCACATTAACATTAAATGATTTAGAAAATCGCTTAAAGCCATTTGGTTTTTTTAGATGTCATCGCTCCTATATCGTCAATTTACAAAAGGTAAGAGAGATTATTTCGTGGACACGTAACAGTTATAGCTTATCTTTGCAAAGCTTTACGAAAGCAGAAGTGCCACTTTCAAGAAATAAGCTAGCAGAGTTAAAGGAGATTGTCGGAATTTAA
- a CDS encoding ABC transporter ATP-binding protein produces the protein MSKIIDVQNLQMKFGKEEALKDVSFSVEKGEIFGFLGPSGSGKTTTIKILTAQLTHSSGKASVFQQNAGDMNQTKNKQKIGILTDNSGLYGRLSIEENLLLYCNLYDLPKSAIDEALQFVNLQNERKKKVNNLSKGMMQRVILARTIMHKPKLLFLDEPTSALDPVNTQHIYKGLRKLNELGTTIFLTTHDMAEAETLCDRVAFLHKGEIREIGDPAMLKKKYSDHSFTVELTDGEKHVLLKGQEDAQRLFNWMSTQQVERINTNEPSLGDIFVQLTGSDL, from the coding sequence ATGTCGAAAATTATTGATGTGCAAAATTTACAAATGAAGTTTGGGAAGGAAGAAGCGTTAAAGGATGTTTCTTTTTCTGTAGAGAAAGGAGAAATATTCGGCTTTCTTGGTCCAAGTGGTTCGGGGAAAACAACAACGATTAAAATTTTAACAGCACAGCTAACCCATTCATCTGGGAAAGCTTCCGTATTTCAACAAAATGCGGGGGACATGAATCAAACGAAAAACAAACAGAAGATTGGCATCCTTACAGATAACAGTGGATTATACGGACGCTTATCTATAGAAGAAAATTTATTACTATACTGTAACTTATATGATCTACCAAAAAGCGCAATAGATGAAGCATTGCAATTTGTTAATTTACAAAATGAGCGCAAGAAAAAAGTGAATAACTTGTCTAAAGGGATGATGCAGCGTGTAATTTTAGCGCGTACGATCATGCATAAGCCAAAATTATTATTTTTAGATGAGCCAACATCTGCATTAGACCCAGTCAATACACAGCATATTTATAAAGGGTTGCGAAAGCTGAACGAACTAGGTACGACAATTTTCTTAACAACGCATGATATGGCGGAAGCAGAAACGTTATGTGATCGAGTCGCTTTCTTGCATAAAGGTGAAATTCGAGAAATCGGGGATCCAGCGATGTTGAAAAAGAAATACAGTGACCATTCTTTCACGGTCGAATTAACGGATGGAGAGAAGCATGTATTACTTAAAGGCCAGGAAGACGCGCAAAGACTATTCAACTGGATGAGTACGCAGCAAGTAGAGCGAATTAACACGAACGAACCATCACTAGGCGACATTTTCGTACAATTAACAGGGAGTGACTTATAA
- a CDS encoding ABC transporter permease: MNISIKRIQAIFMKDYKEFSRNYAVSSVIFVPIFFALFYGNMGVNSIQTYYLPINMTFSMVTAYIQACLIAEEKERNTLRSLMMSPASVADILLGKSVLVSVVTAIILALSMYLVGYIPENIPVLVVGLAVSTVLYIALGIICGLFTKTVMEASLAILPVMLIFSFAPVALGLGESHIAYQIVQWLPSSQLLFLAEEMSKQASMMSLLTPIMIMSIWSVVAILISVVLFKKRTKDE; this comes from the coding sequence ATGAATATTTCAATTAAAAGAATCCAAGCCATTTTCATGAAGGACTATAAGGAGTTTTCACGGAATTATGCCGTTTCTTCCGTAATCTTTGTTCCTATATTTTTTGCTCTCTTTTATGGAAATATGGGAGTTAATTCAATACAGACATATTATTTACCTATTAACATGACATTTTCAATGGTAACAGCTTATATTCAAGCTTGTTTAATTGCGGAAGAAAAAGAGCGCAATACGTTGCGTAGCTTAATGATGTCTCCAGCCTCTGTCGCTGATATTTTACTTGGAAAAAGTGTACTCGTATCTGTAGTAACTGCAATTATTTTAGCATTATCAATGTATTTAGTAGGCTATATACCAGAAAACATACCAGTACTTGTAGTAGGATTGGCAGTATCTACCGTTCTTTATATTGCATTAGGGATAATTTGTGGATTATTTACAAAAACGGTTATGGAAGCGTCACTTGCAATTTTACCGGTCATGCTTATTTTCTCTTTTGCTCCAGTTGCATTAGGGCTAGGGGAATCACATATTGCGTATCAAATCGTCCAATGGCTACCGAGTAGTCAGCTCTTATTCTTGGCAGAAGAAATGTCTAAGCAAGCTTCTATGATGAGTTTGCTAACACCGATTATGATCATGTCTATTTGGTCGGTAGTTGCGATACTTATTTCAGTTGTGCTCTTTAAAAAACGTACGAAAGATGAATAA
- a CDS encoding small multi-drug export protein: protein MFRQIVQEFVGQLSELSSFLQYFGVFIISFIPFVESPGGAVVGSLIGIPIIFAVLISMIGNWFSILLVILPFNALLTKIHKGKSKKEGFIQNRATKARERYDKYGVPGIALIAPLVVSAHIAAFTSLAAGASKRSVIIWHTISIVFWGILGGVLGIYLHYNIL, encoded by the coding sequence ATGTTTCGTCAAATTGTACAGGAATTTGTTGGACAATTATCTGAGTTAAGTTCATTCTTACAATATTTTGGAGTTTTCATTATATCATTTATTCCATTTGTAGAATCTCCAGGTGGCGCTGTAGTCGGTTCGCTAATTGGAATTCCAATTATTTTTGCAGTATTAATTAGCATGATAGGGAACTGGTTTTCAATTTTGCTTGTTATTTTACCTTTTAATGCTTTATTAACGAAAATCCACAAGGGTAAATCTAAAAAAGAAGGATTTATTCAAAATCGTGCAACGAAAGCGAGAGAAAGGTACGATAAGTATGGTGTTCCTGGAATTGCATTAATCGCTCCGTTAGTCGTTTCTGCCCATATCGCTGCCTTCACTTCATTAGCTGCAGGAGCAAGCAAAAGAAGTGTTATTATTTGGCATACGATAAGTATAGTTTTTTGGGGAATTCTTGGTGGAGTACTAGGTATTTACTTGCATTATAATATTTTATAA
- a CDS encoding YfzA family protein, translated as MNRLIKKWIIHIGYFLILNIVFIIFDGTSLFTNFSFRNLGSFGNWIVQTGVFTEWLNFYKNPLFNVVVVFSIFHILITALYDVMFRVIIGR; from the coding sequence ATGAATCGATTAATAAAAAAGTGGATAATCCATATTGGATATTTCTTAATACTTAACATCGTCTTTATAATTTTTGATGGTACATCTTTATTTACTAATTTTAGTTTTAGGAATTTAGGGAGTTTTGGAAATTGGATAGTTCAAACAGGTGTTTTTACAGAGTGGTTAAATTTTTATAAGAATCCTTTATTTAATGTAGTTGTAGTATTTTCAATATTCCATATATTAATAACTGCTTTATACGATGTAATGTTTCGGGTTATTATTGGTAGATAG
- a CDS encoding helix-turn-helix domain-containing protein, translating into MTFGEKLFKLRKEKGLSQEALAEKVNTTRQAVSKWENGQGFPETEKILLIGSIFGVSMDYLLKDSVEPKNDKELGYYVNKEMAEGFLNYSRKLAKYLAFGLFFVALAFIPYFTFNQEPSIYLIPTLILATIGIGFIASTSFFEEENYKILKQEPLLFDEKYLQELRNRYGRLKKKYTLFMMLGFGLFVMGLLPIALERKGYISDSFLIPYYPICIGFIAVGTYILTHITNILDAYKLLAKNELYINRFGFKFRKKVRKKFEELS; encoded by the coding sequence ATGACATTTGGTGAAAAGCTTTTTAAATTGAGAAAAGAAAAAGGGCTCTCTCAAGAGGCGTTAGCTGAAAAAGTAAACACGACGAGGCAAGCTGTTAGCAAATGGGAAAACGGTCAAGGGTTTCCCGAAACTGAAAAGATTCTTTTAATTGGAAGTATCTTCGGGGTTTCGATGGACTATTTGTTAAAGGATTCAGTGGAACCCAAAAATGACAAAGAATTAGGATATTATGTTAATAAAGAAATGGCAGAGGGCTTTTTGAATTATTCCCGTAAGTTAGCTAAGTACCTCGCATTCGGTTTGTTTTTTGTTGCTTTAGCCTTTATCCCTTATTTTACATTTAACCAGGAACCATCAATTTATTTAATCCCAACGCTTATTTTGGCAACTATAGGAATCGGATTCATTGCGTCAACATCGTTTTTTGAAGAAGAAAATTATAAAATCCTTAAACAGGAACCTTTATTATTCGATGAAAAGTATCTTCAAGAGCTTCGTAATAGATATGGACGTTTGAAGAAAAAATACACATTATTTATGATGCTGGGTTTCGGATTATTTGTGATGGGATTATTACCGATTGCATTAGAAAGGAAAGGGTATATTTCCGATAGCTTTTTAATACCATATTATCCGATTTGTATTGGTTTTATTGCAGTGGGTACATATATTCTTACCCATATAACCAATATTTTAGATGCCTATAAACTACTTGCTAAAAATGAGCTTTATATTAATCGATTTGGTTTTAAATTTCGAAAAAAGGTAAGGAAAAAGTTTGAAGAGCTTTCATAA
- a CDS encoding cold-shock protein, with the protein MQQGTVKWFNSEKGFGFIEVEGGNDVFVHFSAIQGEGFKSLDEGQKVEFEVEDGNRGPQATNVTKL; encoded by the coding sequence ATGCAACAAGGTACAGTAAAATGGTTTAACTCAGAAAAAGGTTTCGGTTTCATCGAAGTTGAAGGCGGAAACGACGTATTCGTACACTTCTCAGCTATCCAAGGCGAAGGATTCAAATCTTTAGACGAAGGTCAAAAAGTTGAATTCGAAGTTGAAGACGGCAACCGTGGTCCTCAAGCTACTAACGTAACAAAACTTTAA
- a CDS encoding DNA topoisomerase III, whose translation MAKSVVIAEKPSVARDIANVLKCTKKGNGYLEGDKYIVTWALGHLVTLADPETYDVKYKTWNLEDLPMLPERMKLVVMKQTGKQYNAVKAQLTRNDVNEIIVATDAGREGELVARWIIEKANVKKPIKRLWISSVTDKAIKDGFANLKPGKNYENLYAAAVARSEADWYIGLNATRALTTRHNAQLNCGRVQTPTVAIIATREDEIKHFKAQTYYGIEAQTTDQLKLTWQDAKGNSRSFDKEKIDAIVKKLGNDNATVIDIEKKPKKTFAPGLYDLTELQRDANKIFGYSAKETLNYMQKLYEQHKVLTYPRTDSRFISSDIVGTLSERLKACAVGEYRPLANKILNKPIKTSKSFVDDSKVSDHHAIIPTEGYVNFSAMTDKERKIYDLVVKRFLAVLFPAFEYEQLTLRAKIGEEQFVAKGKTILASGWKEVYANRFEDDDSTDDVKEQLLPRIDKGDTLNVKIITQTSGQTKPPARFNEATLLSAMENPTKYMETQNKQLADTLKSTGGLGTVATRADIIDKLFNSFLIEKRGKDIHITSKGRQLLDLVPDELKSPTTTAEWEMKLEQIASGKLKKEAFINEMKQHTKTIVAEIKASDKKYKHDNISTKSCPDCGKPMLEVNGKKGKMLVCQDRECGHRKNVARVTNARCPQCKKKLELHGEGDGQIFVCKCGHREKLSAFEARRKKEGGGKVDKRAVQNYMKQQNKEEEPINNAFADLLKGFKVDK comes from the coding sequence ATGGCAAAAAGTGTCGTTATTGCGGAAAAACCGTCAGTAGCACGTGATATAGCAAATGTATTGAAATGTACGAAAAAAGGAAATGGTTACTTAGAAGGCGACAAATATATTGTGACATGGGCGCTCGGGCATTTAGTGACGTTAGCCGATCCCGAAACGTATGATGTGAAATATAAAACATGGAATTTAGAAGACCTACCAATGTTACCTGAACGTATGAAATTGGTTGTAATGAAGCAAACAGGTAAACAATATAATGCCGTGAAAGCTCAGTTAACACGTAATGATGTTAATGAAATTATTGTGGCAACTGACGCTGGTCGCGAAGGTGAACTCGTAGCACGTTGGATTATTGAAAAAGCTAATGTGAAAAAACCGATTAAACGTTTATGGATTTCATCTGTAACAGACAAAGCAATTAAAGACGGTTTCGCGAACTTGAAGCCCGGTAAAAATTATGAAAATCTATATGCCGCAGCAGTTGCGCGCTCAGAAGCAGACTGGTATATCGGCTTAAACGCAACACGCGCATTAACGACTCGTCACAATGCACAACTAAACTGTGGACGTGTACAAACTCCAACCGTTGCGATTATTGCAACTCGTGAAGATGAAATTAAACATTTCAAAGCACAAACGTATTACGGCATTGAAGCACAAACAACGGATCAATTAAAGCTTACTTGGCAAGACGCAAAAGGCAATTCACGTAGTTTCGATAAAGAAAAAATCGATGCGATCGTCAAAAAATTAGGCAATGACAACGCAACCGTTATCGACATTGAAAAGAAACCAAAGAAAACGTTCGCACCTGGCCTATATGATTTAACTGAATTACAGCGTGATGCCAATAAAATCTTTGGTTACTCTGCAAAAGAGACTTTAAATTATATGCAAAAACTGTATGAGCAACACAAAGTACTAACTTACCCTCGTACAGATTCGCGTTTCATTTCATCTGACATTGTCGGCACACTTTCAGAACGCTTAAAAGCATGTGCAGTTGGTGAATATCGTCCATTAGCGAATAAAATTTTAAACAAACCAATTAAAACGTCTAAATCATTCGTTGATGATAGTAAAGTAAGTGATCACCATGCCATCATTCCGACTGAAGGCTATGTCAATTTCTCTGCAATGACGGACAAAGAACGTAAAATTTATGATTTAGTTGTGAAGCGTTTCTTAGCGGTGCTATTCCCTGCTTTTGAATATGAGCAGTTAACATTACGTGCCAAAATTGGTGAAGAACAATTTGTCGCGAAAGGCAAAACGATTTTAGCAAGTGGTTGGAAAGAAGTGTATGCAAACCGCTTTGAGGATGACGATTCAACCGATGATGTGAAGGAGCAATTATTACCTCGCATTGATAAAGGCGATACGTTAAACGTCAAAATAATTACGCAAACTTCAGGTCAAACGAAGCCACCTGCACGCTTTAATGAAGCAACATTACTTTCAGCGATGGAAAATCCAACGAAATATATGGAAACACAAAATAAGCAACTAGCGGATACATTAAAATCAACGGGTGGACTTGGCACGGTTGCAACGCGCGCTGATATTATTGATAAACTGTTCAATTCTTTCTTAATTGAAAAACGTGGGAAAGATATTCATATTACATCAAAAGGTCGCCAGCTACTCGATCTTGTACCAGATGAATTAAAATCACCGACAACAACAGCCGAATGGGAAATGAAACTAGAGCAAATTGCATCTGGAAAACTGAAAAAAGAAGCCTTCATTAACGAAATGAAACAACATACAAAAACAATTGTTGCTGAAATTAAAGCTAGCGACAAAAAATATAAACACGATAACATTTCCACAAAGTCTTGTCCTGATTGCGGCAAGCCAATGCTCGAAGTGAACGGAAAAAAAGGTAAAATGCTCGTGTGCCAAGACCGTGAATGTGGTCACCGTAAAAATGTGGCACGCGTTACAAATGCTCGCTGCCCACAATGTAAGAAAAAGCTAGAGCTACATGGTGAAGGTGATGGTCAAATTTTCGTATGTAAATGCGGTCACCGCGAAAAATTATCTGCATTCGAAGCTCGCCGCAAAAAAGAAGGCGGCGGTAAAGTAGATAAACGCGCTGTTCAGAATTATATGAAGCAACAAAATAAAGAGGAAGAACCGATCAATAATGCCTTTGCAGATTTATTAAAAGGATTTAAAGTAGATAAGTAA
- a CDS encoding GNAT family N-acetyltransferase: MIIIEQCENAENICQVMHLAFEHYKEDPIPSSALVETPQTIEKELQKGIRVWGGKIDEQLIAIVKIDSQDDGLYFSRLSVIPSMQGHGYAEQFVRFIETQAKMEGKRQVTCKVRSSEEGNIQLYRQLGFEIVAEETIPNILGQKIQTVSMRKVI; encoded by the coding sequence TTGATAATCATTGAGCAGTGTGAAAATGCAGAGAATATTTGCCAAGTAATGCATTTAGCTTTTGAACATTATAAGGAAGATCCAATTCCATCGAGTGCGTTAGTTGAAACGCCACAAACGATTGAAAAGGAATTGCAAAAGGGGATTCGCGTATGGGGTGGGAAAATAGATGAGCAACTAATCGCTATTGTGAAAATTGACTCTCAAGACGATGGGCTCTATTTTTCCCGTCTTTCAGTTATTCCATCTATGCAAGGACACGGATATGCCGAGCAGTTTGTTCGCTTTATTGAAACGCAAGCCAAAATGGAAGGGAAGCGTCAAGTCACTTGCAAAGTTCGAAGCAGTGAGGAAGGGAATATTCAATTGTACCGTCAACTTGGATTTGAAATAGTAGCAGAGGAAACGATTCCAAATATTTTGGGACAAAAAATACAAACTGTTTCCATGCGAAAAGTAATATAA